One genomic window of Corynebacterium pseudotuberculosis includes the following:
- a CDS encoding succinate dehydrogenase/fumarate reductase iron-sulfur subunit encodes MKLHLEIWRQAGPHSEGHFESIDVEDAVAQMSILELLDHVNTGLVEEGKEPFVFASDCREGICGTCGLLVNGRPHGLDKNKPSCQQRLDHVADGSTLKIEPFRSAAYPVIKDLAVDRSALDRVMQKGGYVSINAGTAPDADTIYQNHEKAELALDHAACIGCGACVAACPNGAAHLFTGAKLVHLALMPLGREERGKRARNMIDELETNFGHCSLYGECADVCPAGIPLSAVAAINKERARAFFRGKDD; translated from the coding sequence ATGAAACTCCATCTTGAAATTTGGCGTCAGGCCGGTCCTCACAGCGAAGGTCATTTCGAGTCCATCGACGTCGAGGACGCCGTAGCGCAGATGTCTATCCTTGAGCTGCTGGACCACGTCAACACTGGCCTGGTTGAGGAGGGCAAAGAGCCCTTTGTCTTTGCTTCGGACTGTCGTGAAGGCATCTGTGGCACCTGTGGCCTGTTGGTTAACGGACGTCCGCATGGCCTGGACAAGAACAAGCCTTCCTGCCAGCAGCGCCTTGATCACGTGGCAGATGGTTCGACCCTCAAGATCGAGCCTTTCCGTTCTGCTGCTTACCCAGTGATCAAGGACCTCGCTGTTGATCGCTCGGCTCTTGACCGAGTGATGCAAAAGGGTGGCTACGTTTCAATCAATGCCGGCACGGCTCCGGACGCAGACACCATTTACCAGAACCACGAGAAAGCTGAGCTTGCTCTTGACCATGCTGCATGCATCGGTTGTGGCGCCTGTGTAGCTGCGTGCCCCAACGGTGCAGCGCACCTGTTCACGGGAGCAAAGCTTGTGCATCTCGCTCTTATGCCTTTGGGTCGTGAAGAGCGTGGCAAGCGTGCCCGCAATATGATTGATGAGCTTGAGACCAACTTTGGTCACTGCTCGCTGTATGGCGAGTGCGCAGATGTCTGCCCGGCAGGCATTCCGCTTTCCGCCGTCGCAGCTATCAACAAAGAGCGGGCCCGCGCTTTCTTCCGTGGTAAGGACGACTAA
- a CDS encoding aminotransferase, whose protein sequence is MASDKTVVVTLLDPLATADDVKQLAATARQQGMGICVEPSLLHAIDAATKHAEQFPVVSWAGYPTGKHHVLIKASEARLAVQSGATMVIYVPDPASLIHTTGAAFIGEIVAAREAVPHPAQLAVLVDDTLLGEELRARAHEWLAKVGVDAVVSYSVGDHEKSGIPLYVLCDISEAPVHKAAGAHGVLVTGL, encoded by the coding sequence ATGGCTAGCGATAAGACGGTGGTGGTCACGCTACTGGATCCGCTGGCAACAGCTGATGATGTGAAACAGCTTGCGGCAACCGCCAGGCAACAGGGGATGGGAATCTGCGTGGAGCCCTCGCTATTGCACGCAATCGATGCAGCAACGAAGCACGCTGAACAATTCCCCGTGGTCTCCTGGGCGGGATACCCCACAGGTAAGCATCATGTGCTGATTAAGGCGTCTGAGGCTCGGCTCGCAGTGCAATCTGGGGCAACGATGGTGATTTATGTCCCTGATCCGGCTTCGCTTATCCACACCACCGGTGCAGCCTTTATCGGAGAGATCGTGGCAGCACGCGAGGCCGTGCCTCATCCTGCCCAGCTCGCGGTGCTTGTCGACGACACCCTTCTAGGTGAAGAGCTACGTGCCCGTGCACATGAGTGGTTGGCAAAAGTAGGCGTGGACGCGGTGGTCTCCTATAGCGTGGGTGATCACGAAAAGAGCGGAATCCCGCTGTACGTTTTATGCGATATAAGTGAAGCCCCCGTGCACAAGGCAGCGGGAGCTCATGGAGTTCTGGTAACCGGGCTTTAA
- a CDS encoding DUF445 domain-containing protein: MAQHAAPRGLAVPGPPPEAEAEKRRALRKHKTIATGLLFVAAAIFLSCQWYTSVTDPTPAWVGFVRAAAEAGMVGGLADWFAVTALFRYPLGIKIPHTAIVRRKKDQVGVALSGFVSENFLNAEQITEKVSQAHVASRIGEWLSEPDNAETVSREVGAFTAKAVRALDPQDAEAVIKKAIVEKLAEPEWGPPLGRLLQQLNQGGQTEPIVDQLVSWLHKKALTSESLILKILGERAPSWAPKFVNELVGERVYRELIQWTAAVKSDKNHEARQAIRRFLEKFADDLQTDPVLIQKVEDVKHDVMGSAPVQDAASTIWAHVSKNVILAVEDADSLLRQKIKEYALEWGNRIHSDDALRADLGARITKAAAFLADNYADQVTSIISETIERWDADEASDKIELMVGKDLQYIRLNGTVVGALAGLAIYTVSYSLFGV; encoded by the coding sequence ATGGCACAACATGCAGCTCCACGCGGACTCGCGGTTCCTGGTCCCCCTCCTGAAGCGGAGGCTGAAAAGAGACGTGCGCTACGGAAGCACAAGACTATTGCTACGGGCTTACTTTTTGTTGCTGCGGCGATTTTTTTGAGCTGTCAGTGGTATACCTCGGTGACTGATCCCACCCCTGCATGGGTGGGCTTTGTCCGGGCGGCCGCTGAGGCCGGAATGGTCGGAGGCTTGGCCGATTGGTTTGCGGTAACTGCTTTGTTCCGATATCCCTTAGGCATCAAGATCCCTCATACGGCGATTGTGCGTCGGAAGAAGGATCAAGTGGGAGTAGCCCTGAGCGGATTTGTAAGCGAGAACTTTCTCAACGCAGAACAAATCACAGAGAAAGTGTCCCAAGCACATGTAGCTAGTCGCATCGGTGAGTGGTTATCTGAGCCGGATAATGCTGAGACCGTGTCGCGCGAAGTCGGTGCTTTTACCGCGAAGGCGGTCCGAGCGCTGGATCCTCAGGACGCAGAGGCGGTTATTAAGAAAGCAATTGTGGAAAAGCTCGCTGAGCCGGAGTGGGGACCACCCCTTGGCCGACTCTTACAGCAGCTCAATCAGGGCGGCCAGACGGAACCAATAGTGGATCAGCTGGTTTCTTGGCTGCATAAGAAGGCGCTGACGTCGGAAAGCTTAATCCTCAAGATTTTGGGAGAGCGCGCGCCTTCTTGGGCGCCAAAGTTTGTCAATGAGCTGGTGGGCGAGCGCGTGTATCGGGAGCTTATTCAGTGGACGGCTGCGGTGAAGAGCGATAAAAATCATGAGGCTCGGCAGGCAATCAGGCGTTTTCTGGAAAAATTCGCTGATGATCTGCAGACGGATCCGGTTCTGATCCAAAAAGTGGAAGACGTCAAGCACGATGTGATGGGCTCGGCGCCAGTGCAGGATGCTGCCTCGACCATCTGGGCTCATGTGTCTAAGAACGTGATCCTTGCTGTGGAAGACGCGGACTCCCTGCTGCGCCAAAAGATTAAAGAATATGCGCTGGAGTGGGGTAACCGGATTCACTCCGATGATGCACTGCGTGCAGACCTTGGCGCGCGCATCACCAAGGCTGCAGCTTTCCTTGCGGACAATTATGCGGATCAGGTGACGTCGATTATTTCGGAGACCATCGAGCGCTGGGACGCGGATGAGGCCAGCGACAAGATTGAGTTGATGGTGGGTAAGGACCTGCAATACATTCGTCTTAATGGAACAGTCGTGGGTGCTCTTGCCGGCTTGGCCATCTACACTGTTTCATATTCACTCTTTGGGGTGTAA
- the lpdA gene encoding dihydrolipoyl dehydrogenase, with protein sequence MTEHYDVVVLGAGPGGYVAAIRAAQLGKKVAVVEKQYWGGVCLNVGCIPSKALLKNAEVAHIFNHEAKTFGISGDVSFDFGVAHKRSRKVSSGIVKGVHYLMKKNKITEIDGLGSFKDAKTIEISEGKDAGKTVTFDDCIIATGSVVRSLPGVEIGGNIVSFEEQILKEEAPKSMVIVGAGAIGMEFAYVLANYGVEITIVEFMDRVLPNEDADVSKEIAKQYKKLGVKLLTGHKTTAIRDNGQGVEVDVESKDGSKSETIKAERVMVSIGFAPRVEGYGLENTGVKLTDRGAIQIDDFMRTNVDHIYAIGDVTAKLQLAHVAEAQGVVAAETIAGAETQELGDYMMMPRATFCNPQVASFGYTEEQAKEKFAGREIKSATFPFSANGKAQGLGESAGFVKIVADAEFGELLGAHMVGANVSELLPELTLAQRFDLTAEEIGRNVHTHPTLSEAMKEAAEGIMGHMINL encoded by the coding sequence GTGACTGAACATTATGACGTTGTAGTACTCGGCGCTGGCCCTGGTGGCTATGTCGCCGCCATCCGCGCAGCCCAGCTCGGTAAGAAAGTCGCCGTAGTTGAAAAGCAGTACTGGGGAGGTGTCTGCCTCAACGTTGGATGTATCCCGTCCAAAGCTTTGCTCAAGAACGCTGAGGTCGCACACATCTTTAACCATGAGGCAAAGACCTTTGGCATCTCCGGTGATGTTTCTTTTGACTTCGGCGTTGCGCACAAGCGTTCCCGCAAGGTTTCTTCGGGAATTGTCAAGGGCGTTCACTATTTGATGAAGAAGAACAAGATCACTGAGATCGATGGGCTTGGTAGTTTCAAAGACGCTAAAACGATTGAAATTTCCGAGGGCAAAGATGCAGGAAAGACCGTTACTTTTGACGACTGCATCATTGCTACAGGGTCCGTTGTTCGCTCTCTCCCCGGTGTAGAGATCGGTGGAAACATCGTTTCTTTTGAGGAACAAATTCTCAAGGAAGAAGCACCTAAGTCTATGGTGATCGTTGGCGCAGGCGCCATCGGCATGGAGTTTGCTTATGTTCTTGCCAATTATGGCGTAGAGATCACCATTGTGGAGTTCATGGATCGTGTACTTCCCAACGAGGACGCGGATGTTTCCAAGGAGATCGCTAAGCAGTACAAGAAGCTCGGCGTGAAGCTCCTCACCGGCCACAAGACCACCGCTATCCGCGACAACGGTCAGGGCGTAGAGGTAGACGTGGAGTCTAAGGATGGCTCCAAGTCAGAGACCATCAAGGCAGAGCGTGTCATGGTATCCATCGGTTTTGCACCACGCGTGGAAGGCTATGGCCTGGAGAACACTGGTGTAAAGCTCACCGACCGTGGCGCTATTCAAATTGACGACTTCATGCGGACAAACGTCGACCACATCTACGCTATTGGTGATGTCACTGCGAAACTGCAGTTGGCGCATGTTGCGGAAGCACAAGGCGTTGTGGCAGCTGAGACCATCGCTGGAGCAGAAACCCAAGAGCTGGGCGATTACATGATGATGCCTCGCGCCACCTTCTGTAACCCGCAGGTGGCTTCCTTCGGATACACCGAAGAACAAGCCAAGGAGAAGTTCGCCGGCCGGGAGATCAAGTCCGCTACGTTCCCATTCTCTGCTAATGGCAAGGCGCAAGGCCTCGGCGAGTCCGCTGGATTTGTCAAGATCGTTGCAGATGCTGAGTTCGGAGAGCTCCTCGGTGCTCACATGGTGGGCGCAAACGTCTCTGAGCTTCTGCCAGAGCTGACTTTGGCACAACGCTTTGACCTTACGGCGGAGGAAATCGGACGTAACGTTCACACTCATCCGACCCTGTCTGAGGCTATGAAAGAGGCAGCAGAAGGCATCATGGGACACATGATTAACCTATAA
- a CDS encoding alpha/beta hydrolase: protein MKFLRSIAAFSVATATTVSLLGAAVAPAAGAAEKTPAQISNGTALADVHFGATPDISPVWREKLDNDRVVEAWAHSPSMNRNIPMVVLKASSPDRPTVYLLNGGDGGEGRANWIMQTDAMDFYKGKDVNVVIPMAGKFSYYTDWVSDNAALGGKQKWETFLTKELPGPMESMLKANNKRAIIGMSMSATSSLLLAEHAKGFYDAVGSFSGCAATSNPMAYQFLRLTLQRGHATPEQMWGPMGSDYNRYNDAVVMAEDLRGTEVYVSNASGVAGGHDILANPRFAGLDPAIASAGLTAVVVEGGLIEAGTNMCTNDLKVRLQSLNIPADFNLRNTGTHSWSYWQDDLRASWATLERAFNK from the coding sequence ATGAAGTTCCTTCGGTCGATCGCAGCCTTCTCGGTTGCTACTGCAACTACTGTCAGTCTTCTTGGCGCCGCCGTCGCACCGGCTGCCGGCGCAGCTGAAAAGACTCCCGCGCAGATCAGCAATGGCACTGCGCTAGCAGATGTTCACTTTGGTGCAACCCCGGATATAAGCCCGGTATGGCGCGAGAAGCTCGACAACGATCGTGTGGTGGAGGCGTGGGCGCACTCCCCTTCCATGAACCGCAACATCCCAATGGTGGTTCTCAAGGCCTCGAGCCCCGACCGACCAACTGTCTATCTCCTTAACGGTGGCGACGGCGGAGAAGGCCGCGCTAACTGGATCATGCAGACTGACGCGATGGACTTCTACAAGGGCAAAGACGTCAACGTTGTCATCCCCATGGCAGGTAAGTTCTCCTACTACACCGATTGGGTTTCCGATAACGCCGCCCTAGGCGGCAAGCAAAAGTGGGAAACGTTCCTTACCAAAGAACTTCCTGGCCCGATGGAATCCATGCTCAAGGCAAACAACAAGCGCGCCATCATCGGCATGTCCATGTCTGCCACCAGCTCGCTGCTGCTCGCCGAGCATGCAAAGGGCTTCTACGACGCAGTAGGTTCTTTCTCTGGTTGCGCAGCTACCTCCAACCCCATGGCTTATCAGTTCCTGCGCCTGACGTTGCAGCGCGGACACGCAACTCCTGAGCAGATGTGGGGCCCCATGGGTTCTGACTACAACCGCTACAACGACGCAGTCGTCATGGCTGAAGATCTCCGTGGCACGGAGGTCTATGTATCCAATGCCAGCGGCGTCGCAGGCGGACATGATATTTTGGCTAACCCCCGCTTCGCTGGCCTCGACCCGGCAATCGCTTCCGCTGGTCTTACCGCAGTAGTCGTAGAAGGCGGCCTCATCGAGGCAGGAACCAACATGTGCACCAACGACCTCAAGGTTCGTTTGCAGTCCCTGAACATCCCGGCTGACTTCAACTTGCGCAACACCGGTACCCACTCCTGGAGCTACTGGCAGGATGACCTCCGTGCTTCTTGGGCTACATTGGAGCGCGCTTTTAATAAGTAA
- a CDS encoding DUF2516 family protein: MTFVFLIFGYLLKAAVYLAVAAALIGAGLAAATRADAFEAGDRQNKWIWVGLLLLAALMVYLKVQFLSWIGLVIIGLYWFDVRPQIKNILNGNYGW; this comes from the coding sequence ATGACCTTTGTTTTCCTGATTTTTGGTTACCTTCTTAAGGCGGCAGTTTATCTTGCAGTGGCTGCTGCCCTGATTGGCGCGGGATTAGCAGCTGCAACGCGAGCCGATGCTTTTGAAGCAGGAGACCGACAGAACAAGTGGATCTGGGTGGGGCTGCTTCTGCTAGCGGCCCTCATGGTGTATCTAAAAGTCCAGTTCCTTTCTTGGATTGGATTGGTGATCATTGGCCTGTATTGGTTTGATGTTCGCCCTCAAATCAAGAACATCCTTAATGGTAACTATGGCTGGTGA
- the ramB gene encoding acetate metabolism transcriptional regulator RamB: MSKTYVGSRLRQLRKERGLSQANLAGTLELSASYVNQIEHDVRPLTLPVLHRITEVFGVDATFFSKDDASRLLAEVHDVMLDKELCPEDIDLQELSDLVDHHPDIARAVVEMHRRYRNVRDKLSAATDARLVNSLDETRTISGALSMPHDEVRDFFYARQNYLDDLDHTAEAISAELGITTFNIRANEAALIDRLESRHGVTIKAGRDIGSTLHHFDTQTRVLTLSTRLITGQRAFRLATELAFLEANERIDAYLADAYFTSKEARTLARRGIASYFAAAVMLPYRLFHAEAERSGYDIEYLCQMFGVGYETICHRLSTLQRPNLRGIPFTFVRVDRAGNISKRQSATGFHFTHAGGTCPLWNVYETFTSPGTIMRQLAQMPDGRNYLWVARTVRHHQGRFGETGKMFSIGLGCEARHAARTVYAHGLDVKTFANAVPIGAGCRVCTREDCAQRAFPAVNKLIAIDAHMSSVAPY, translated from the coding sequence ATGAGCAAGACATACGTTGGTTCGCGGCTGCGGCAGCTGCGCAAAGAGCGTGGCCTTAGCCAGGCCAATTTAGCCGGCACGCTTGAGCTTTCGGCAAGTTATGTCAATCAAATCGAGCACGATGTCAGACCTCTCACTCTTCCCGTGCTTCACCGAATCACCGAAGTCTTTGGCGTCGACGCCACTTTTTTCTCCAAAGACGATGCTTCACGGCTTCTAGCAGAAGTCCACGATGTCATGCTGGACAAAGAACTCTGTCCCGAGGACATAGACCTGCAAGAACTCTCCGACCTGGTAGATCATCATCCTGATATCGCTCGCGCCGTCGTAGAAATGCATCGTCGTTATCGCAATGTTCGAGACAAGCTCTCAGCGGCCACAGATGCCCGTTTAGTTAACAGCCTCGACGAGACACGGACAATCTCGGGGGCGCTTTCTATGCCTCACGATGAAGTTCGTGATTTCTTCTACGCGCGCCAAAACTATCTAGACGACCTCGACCACACAGCCGAGGCCATCTCCGCCGAGTTGGGCATTACCACGTTTAATATCCGCGCTAACGAGGCAGCGCTCATAGATCGATTGGAATCACGGCACGGGGTGACCATTAAGGCTGGAAGAGACATCGGCAGCACTTTGCACCACTTTGATACACAGACCCGGGTGCTTACTTTATCCACCAGACTCATTACCGGTCAGCGCGCTTTTCGACTCGCCACAGAGCTTGCTTTTTTGGAGGCCAATGAGCGTATCGACGCCTACCTCGCCGACGCCTACTTCACTTCCAAGGAGGCACGTACCCTGGCACGGCGCGGCATCGCTTCTTATTTTGCAGCTGCCGTTATGCTTCCCTATCGGCTTTTTCATGCTGAGGCGGAGCGCTCCGGCTACGACATTGAATATTTATGTCAGATGTTTGGGGTGGGATATGAGACCATATGCCATCGGCTTTCAACCTTGCAGCGCCCTAATTTACGAGGCATCCCCTTCACTTTTGTCCGCGTCGATCGCGCCGGCAACATCTCTAAGCGCCAATCAGCCACGGGGTTCCATTTCACCCATGCAGGCGGAACTTGCCCATTATGGAATGTCTACGAAACGTTCACCAGCCCCGGCACCATCATGCGGCAACTCGCTCAAATGCCTGATGGCCGCAACTACCTTTGGGTGGCCCGAACGGTGCGGCACCATCAGGGGCGCTTTGGGGAAACTGGAAAAATGTTCTCCATTGGCCTGGGTTGCGAGGCACGTCATGCGGCGCGAACGGTATATGCACATGGACTCGATGTAAAAACTTTTGCCAACGCCGTCCCCATCGGGGCGGGGTGTCGCGTATGCACTCGTGAGGATTGCGCCCAACGGGCCTTCCCCGCAGTAAATAAGCTCATTGCTATTGACGCCCACATGTCCTCTGTGGCGCCTTACTAA
- a CDS encoding LmeA family phospholipid-binding protein has protein sequence MSKTIGSRISKLILTIIVVLMVLLLLAEFGVRWSISKQLKDAVGSNSTGQEASISFGPTPLLFSAVTQNIPSVTIESPSTVNIKHPGGANAVPEVTGTPQAFINVDSLNISDPDNPVAASLSLRTTLADDYLLAVLQKSIAENQTHQPAPTEGKDNELGALAGTFLQQLIQVTGITSNPADGTVKVDITGGAAKLTLKPEAVDGRLSFTATNASFLGVELPSTVSDALTKGLRDQASTMAGNLKIKSVKVVEHGVTIEVDGENVNLNELGKEKDQQPVAPTR, from the coding sequence GTGTCTAAAACTATTGGTTCTCGCATTAGTAAACTTATCCTCACAATCATCGTTGTACTGATGGTCCTCCTGCTGCTGGCCGAGTTCGGCGTACGCTGGAGCATCAGCAAACAACTCAAAGATGCTGTGGGTTCCAATTCCACTGGTCAAGAAGCCAGCATCTCCTTCGGGCCAACTCCTTTACTTTTTTCAGCCGTAACTCAAAACATCCCTAGCGTTACTATTGAGTCGCCTTCGACTGTCAATATTAAGCACCCCGGCGGCGCCAACGCCGTCCCAGAGGTCACCGGCACGCCTCAGGCCTTTATTAACGTGGATTCTTTAAATATTTCCGATCCCGATAACCCAGTCGCGGCTTCGCTCTCACTTCGGACCACGCTGGCAGACGACTACCTCCTAGCCGTACTCCAAAAAAGCATCGCCGAAAATCAGACACATCAACCTGCTCCGACCGAAGGAAAGGATAACGAGCTGGGCGCACTCGCAGGTACTTTCCTCCAACAGCTTATTCAGGTAACTGGGATCACCTCTAACCCTGCAGATGGCACGGTGAAGGTGGATATCACAGGTGGAGCAGCCAAACTTACGCTTAAACCGGAGGCTGTCGACGGCCGGCTGTCCTTCACCGCCACCAACGCCAGCTTCCTCGGAGTTGAGCTGCCTTCTACAGTTTCTGACGCCCTGACCAAGGGTCTACGCGATCAGGCCAGCACGATGGCCGGAAATCTTAAGATTAAAAGCGTTAAGGTAGTAGAGCATGGCGTCACAATTGAAGTTGACGGAGAGAATGTCAATCTCAACGAGCTAGGCAAAGAGAAGGACCAGCAACCGGTAGCCCCCACGCGTTAA
- a CDS encoding succinate dehydrogenase cytochrome b subunit: protein MTVNNIDRDAIAHGKITEKPLRERPKFPTWALKLTMAVTGLIFCFFVVFHMVGNLKVFLPFYEDGTHPIDVYGEWLRNLLYPLFPHGAFLWLFRITLLLCIVLHIYGAFALIGRSSRSRGKFRRTNLMGGMNSFTTRTMLVTGVILLAFIVFHILDLTVGATPAASEVFEHGHIYANMVASFSRWPVTIFYIIAMVTLFMHLSHGIWLAASDLGITGKRWRAIILFLAYLVPAIVMIGNIAIPLSIACGWIS from the coding sequence ATGACTGTAAATAACATCGACCGTGACGCAATCGCGCACGGCAAAATCACTGAAAAGCCGCTACGTGAGCGGCCAAAGTTCCCGACCTGGGCACTGAAGCTCACTATGGCCGTCACTGGCCTGATCTTCTGCTTCTTTGTGGTCTTCCATATGGTCGGAAACCTTAAGGTTTTCTTACCGTTCTATGAGGACGGTACGCATCCGATCGACGTCTATGGCGAATGGTTGCGCAACCTTCTTTATCCGCTCTTCCCGCACGGTGCATTCCTGTGGCTGTTCCGCATCACGCTGCTTCTCTGCATCGTTTTGCACATCTACGGCGCTTTTGCACTCATCGGCCGCTCGAGCCGTTCACGTGGTAAGTTCCGCCGCACCAACCTCATGGGTGGCATGAATTCCTTTACCACCCGCACGATGCTAGTGACTGGCGTTATTTTGCTTGCCTTCATCGTCTTCCACATCTTGGACCTGACTGTTGGTGCAACACCAGCCGCCTCTGAGGTATTCGAGCACGGCCATATTTACGCCAACATGGTGGCAAGCTTTAGCCGTTGGCCCGTCACTATCTTCTACATCATCGCGATGGTGACACTCTTCATGCACCTGTCGCACGGCATTTGGCTTGCTGCAAGCGACTTGGGCATCACCGGTAAGCGTTGGCGTGCAATCATTCTCTTCCTCGCTTACCTTGTTCCCGCAATCGTAATGATTGGCAACATCGCAATTCCGCTGTCTATCGCATGCGGCTGGATCAGCTAG
- a CDS encoding fumarate reductase/succinate dehydrogenase flavoprotein subunit, giving the protein MSFNSETATRPEFTQPASIVDGVKLGSILESNEPKGVPTKDMWEYQKDHMNLVSPLNRRKFTVLVVGTGLSGGGAAAALGELGYNVKVFTYHDAPRRAHSIAAQGGVNSARGKKVDNDGAYRHVKDTVKGGDYRCRESDCWRLAYESVRVIDHMNAIGAPFAREYGGTLATRSFGGVQVSRTYYTRGQTGQQLQLSGAAALQRQIGLGTVEIFTHADMHDLILTDENGKKACRGIVTRNLITGELTPHTGHAVILATGGYGNVYHMSTLAKNSNASAMMRAYELGAYLASPSFIQFHPTGLPVNSEWQSKTILMSESLRNDGRIWSPLEPKDDRDPNTIPEEERDYFLERRYPAFGNLVPRDVASRAISQQINKGLGVGPLHNSAYLDFRDSIERLGENTIRERYSNLFQMYEEAIGENPFKAPMRIAPTCHFTMGGLWTDFNEMTSIDGLFAAGECSWTYHGANRLGANSLLSASVDGWFTLPFTIPNYLANHLGEAKLAEDAPEAVAAVARAQARIDKLMNIKGDDPHGPEHYHRQLGDILYFSCGVARNVEDLKTGIEKIRKLRKEFWSNLRITGEAEEMNQVLEYACRVADYIDLGELMCVDALDRDESCGAHFREDHLSSEGEAERDDENWCFVSAWEPGAQEHEFIRHAEPLTFESIPLMTRNYK; this is encoded by the coding sequence ATGAGCTTTAACTCTGAAACCGCTACTCGCCCTGAGTTCACCCAGCCAGCTTCCATCGTCGATGGCGTAAAGCTGGGCAGCATCCTTGAATCCAACGAGCCCAAGGGCGTTCCTACCAAGGACATGTGGGAGTACCAAAAAGACCACATGAACCTGGTTTCCCCACTGAACCGTCGTAAGTTTACGGTCCTTGTTGTGGGAACCGGACTTTCCGGTGGCGGCGCTGCTGCTGCCCTCGGTGAACTGGGATACAACGTGAAGGTCTTCACGTACCATGACGCTCCTCGTCGTGCGCACTCCATTGCTGCGCAGGGTGGTGTGAACTCCGCTCGCGGTAAGAAAGTGGACAACGACGGTGCTTACCGCCACGTGAAGGACACTGTGAAGGGGGGCGACTACCGCTGCCGCGAGTCCGATTGTTGGCGCTTAGCGTATGAATCCGTACGCGTCATCGACCACATGAACGCCATTGGTGCTCCTTTCGCTCGCGAATACGGTGGAACCTTGGCTACTCGTTCCTTCGGTGGCGTGCAGGTTTCCCGTACGTATTACACGCGTGGTCAAACAGGCCAGCAGCTGCAATTGTCCGGTGCTGCAGCATTGCAGCGTCAGATTGGCCTCGGGACTGTGGAGATCTTTACGCATGCAGACATGCATGATCTGATCCTTACAGATGAAAACGGCAAGAAAGCCTGCCGCGGTATTGTCACCCGTAACCTGATCACAGGCGAGCTCACTCCTCATACGGGCCATGCAGTCATCCTGGCTACTGGCGGTTACGGCAACGTCTATCACATGTCTACGCTGGCTAAGAACTCCAACGCATCGGCAATGATGAGGGCGTATGAGCTCGGCGCTTATTTGGCTTCTCCGTCTTTCATTCAGTTCCACCCGACAGGCCTTCCGGTTAACTCGGAATGGCAGTCGAAGACGATCCTGATGTCCGAGTCTTTGCGTAACGACGGCCGCATCTGGTCCCCACTCGAGCCCAAAGACGATCGCGATCCCAACACGATCCCTGAAGAAGAGCGCGACTACTTCCTTGAGCGCCGCTACCCGGCATTCGGTAATCTCGTGCCTCGCGACGTAGCATCGCGTGCTATTTCTCAGCAGATCAACAAGGGACTCGGCGTTGGGCCTCTGCACAACTCCGCTTACCTGGACTTCCGCGATTCCATTGAGCGTCTTGGTGAGAACACAATCCGTGAGCGTTATTCCAACCTCTTCCAGATGTATGAAGAGGCAATTGGTGAGAACCCATTCAAGGCTCCGATGCGTATTGCCCCGACTTGCCACTTCACCATGGGCGGCTTGTGGACGGACTTTAATGAGATGACCTCTATCGACGGTCTCTTTGCCGCAGGTGAGTGCTCCTGGACCTATCACGGTGCAAACCGTCTGGGCGCTAACTCCCTGCTTTCTGCCTCTGTCGATGGCTGGTTTACCTTGCCGTTTACTATTCCGAACTACTTGGCTAACCACCTTGGAGAGGCCAAGCTAGCTGAGGATGCTCCTGAAGCAGTTGCTGCCGTGGCACGAGCTCAGGCTCGCATAGACAAGCTCATGAACATTAAGGGCGATGATCCTCATGGTCCTGAGCATTATCACCGCCAGCTGGGCGATATCCTCTACTTCTCTTGTGGCGTTGCCCGTAACGTTGAAGATCTGAAGACCGGTATTGAGAAGATTCGGAAACTCCGTAAGGAATTCTGGTCCAACCTCCGCATTACCGGTGAGGCAGAAGAGATGAACCAGGTTCTTGAGTACGCATGCCGCGTAGCTGACTACATCGACCTCGGCGAGCTCATGTGCGTTGACGCGCTCGACCGCGATGAGTCCTGTGGTGCGCACTTCCGTGAAGATCATCTCTCTTCTGAGGGTGAGGCAGAGCGTGACGACGAAAACTGGTGCTTTGTTTCCGCTTGGGAGCCAGGCGCACAGGAACACGAGTTCATTCGCCATGCTGAGCCACTCACATTCGAATCGATCCCGCTGATGACAAGGAACTACAAGTAA